ATTTTTTTACGGTGGTATGTTTTTACTTTAGTAATTATGATTCCGGCGGGATAAAAATTACTAATTTTTAACACAGTCGGTTTGCTATAATAATAATCTATCTGCTTTTAAAATATTCAAAAGAGACGGAGTTGCACCTAATTTGTCTTGCAGCACGTATTTAGAGAGTAATCAAAGCAATAGGTTTAAAACACAACGTTCAGACGCAAAAAGCATATATTCGGCAACAGTCGTTTACTTATATACTAACGCAATACTTAAAGCGATATCCGTTTAATAAGCCGTAAATAAAATTGAGGCATATCTTTAAGATGCAATTAAGTCCCGAAATATTATTTTCAATAGCAGGTTTTCCAGTAACAAATACCGTTATTGCTACGGTTATTACTGATATTGCTATCATTGCGCTGGTTTTAACAGCAAGCAGGGCAATTGCACTTAAACCCGGCAACATACAAAATGCCGTTGAAGCAATTGTTGATTATTTCAGAGAAACCACCGAGGAAATTGCCGGAGAAAAAGCTTCGTTTATATATCCTTGGGTTTTATCATTTTTTCTGTTTATATTAATCTCAAACTTGCTTGCGCAGTTTCCTGGATTTGAGTCAATAAGATTCCAAACATTGACATCGGAACATCACGGAGTGCCGTTTTTAAGAGCTGCTACAAGCGACTTAAATTTCACTCTTGCCCTTGCCGCCATTTCCGTAATAGTAACACATTATTTCAGTATAAAATACACCGGCATCAAAGCCTATCTTACAAGATTTATTACATTCAAAATGTTTCCTATATTTTTATTCGTAGGGATTTTGGAATTTGTAAACGAAATAACAAAACTTATTTCATTTTCTTTCCGTTTATTTGGAAATATTTTTGCTGGAGAAAGAGTTATGGCGAATATGTACGGTTTGTTTCCATTCGGTTTGCCGCTTCCTTTTATAATTCTTGAGATTATGGTTGCTCTTATTCAGGCAATAGTTTTCGCAATGCTTACAATGGCTTTTATGCATATAATGACGGATAAATCACATAGTGAAGCACGTAAAAAAGGAGAAATGAAATGATTTTTACACTTGCAGGCGGAATTATCATTGCAGTAGGAGGTCTAGGACCGGCTTTGGGAATCGGTTTTATCGGAGCAAAAGCTGTTGAGGCTATCGGACGCAATCCTGAAGCGTCAGGAAAAATAATGATAAACATGCTTATAGCAATGGCATTTGCTGAAGCTATAGCAATTTACTCTCTTATTTTTGCATTTACTAAGTAATTAATAAAAAGAGATAAAAATGGAAATAATACAAAAATTCGGTTTAGAAGCAAAATTATTTTTATTTCAGCTGATAAACTTTTTAATCATAGTATTTATTCTTAAGAAATTTTTATTTGCGCCTTTAAAGAAAATACTTGATGAAAGAAAACGCAAGATAGAACAATCTTTGCAGGATGCTGAAAATGCAAAAATTGTCTTGGAAAATGCATCCGAAGAGAAAAAGAATATTCTCGCGAAAGCTAAAAGCAGTGCTGATACGCTTATGGCAACGGTAAAAGTTTCAATCAAAGAAACAAAGGAAAAGGCGGTTATAGAAGCAAAGCAGCGTTCGGAACAGATTATAGACGAAGCGAAACAGAAAGCGGCAACAGAGTTTGAAAGTATGAATAAAAAAATCGGAAAAATATCCGTAGATATTTCCGGAAAAGTTATGTCAAAAGTTTTGTCAGATTTATTTACTGAAACCGAGAAGCAAAAACTTATGTCGCGAGCGTTGGAAAAGATAGATGAAAATATCAAAAATTAGAGAACTCACAAAATCTATTGTAAAATACGATGAACTGAGTACAAAAGATTTGGAGTGGATTTTTTCAAATTTTTCAAGGCAGGAGCTTAAACTGTTTATGCGGTTATTGTCAAAAGAAATAAAAAATAACACTGTCACCGCTAGTTTTGCCGGCGAGTTAAGCTATGAAAATAAAAAGAAAATTAACGCTATGTTTCCAAATAGAAAAATTTTGTTTAAACGAGACGATGAGAATATTTCCGGCGGAGTGCGGTTTGAATACGGCGATTTTGTTTTGGATTACAGCGTTTCCGGAATAATAAAAAGAATTTTAAACGGTATAAGAGAGAACTTATGAAACCAGAAGAAATAATACAAAAAATTGAAAAAGAGCTGTATTCTACTCAGGCAAAACCGGAACTTATAAATTTTGGAGTTATTGAGACTGTCGGCGATGAAATCGTAAAAGCTTCAGGTCTTTCCAATGCGGGCTATTATGAAGAAATAGAATTTGAAGATGAATCTATAGGTTTCGTTTTAAATATTGATGAAGATTATGTTTCAATAGTGTTGCTTAAAAATTCAGGACATATTGTGCGCGGAATGAAAGTAAAATCTACAGGAAAAGTTTTAAGCATTGCTGTTTCCTATAAATTGATAGGAAGGGTTATAAACACTTTGGGACAGCCTATAGACGGCAACGAATTGAAACATATAGATTCCGTCCATTATCCGGTTGAAAAAATAGCTCCCGGCATCATTCAGAGAAATTCTGTTGACAACCCTTTAAAAACCGGCATTAAAGCCATCGATGCAATGACTCCGATAGGAAGGGGGCAGCGAGAACTCATAATAGGAGACAGAGGTACGGGAAAAACTGCGATAGCAGTTGACACTATAATAAATCAGAAAAAGCTCGATATGGGTTTGAAAAGCGTTATATGCATATACTGCTCTATAGGACAGAAAAAGTCTAATTTAGCCTCAATTACGGCAAAATTGAAAGAAGAAGGCGCAATGGATTATACTGTTGTCATTGCAGCTACAGCTTCAGATCCAGCTTCAATGCAGTACATTGCACCTCTTGCGGCTTGCGCAATCGGCGAATACTTTATGGATAAAGGTAAAGATGTTTTAGTTGTTTACGACGATTTAACAAAACATGCATGGGCATACAGACAGATTTCTCTTTTAATTAAAAGACCTGCAGGACGTGAAGCGTACCCAGGCGATATTTTTTATTTACATTCAAGACTTTTGGAAAGAGCCGCAAGAATGTCTGATAAAAACGGCGGAGGAACTCTTACAGCACTTCCCATTATTGAAACTCAAGGGAACGACATGTCCGCGTATATTCCTACAAACGTCGTTTCAATTACCGACGGACAAATATATCTTGAAGCCGATTTATTTAATTCAGGCATACGTCCGGCAATCAACGTCGGTCTTTCTGTTTCACGCGTAGGAGGAGCGGCACAAACTAAATCAATGAAACAATTAGCCGGACCCGTAAGACTCGAACTTTCGCAGTTTAGAGAATTGCAGGCTTTTACGCAGTTCGGAAGCGATTTGGATGAATATGCACTGAAAAGACTCGAAAGAGGAAAAAGAATTACTGAAATTTTAAAACAACAGCAGTACAAGCCTTATGACGAAATTTCAGAAATATTATCGATTTTTGCCGTAACATCCGGTCTCTTTGACGACATAAATGTAAATAAAGTTCTCGAAGCCGAACAACAGATGACAGAATTTATAAAGAAAACATATCCTGAAACTGTTAAAAAACTTGCAACAGGCGAAAAAATAGACGACTCTTTAAAAGCAGAACTTGAACAAGAAATAAAAGAGTTTAAAAAAATAAATAACTATGGCACAGAATCTGCAACAGCTTAAAAAAAGAATAAAAACCTCAGATAGCATAGCCCAAATAGCGAAAGCTATGGAGATGATAGCTGCGTCTAAAATACGTAAGGCACAGAATTATGTTGAAAAACACAATCCGTATGCAAGAAAAATTAAATATATGGTTCAAAGAATCCTTACGGATAAAGATTTATATGATGAAATAGAAAAGTTTTCAAAAGAAAGAAAAGGCAAGAGATTGATTTATATTATTTCTCCTGACAAAGGACTTTGCGGAGGACTTGTCGTAAATCTATTCAAAAAAGTAAGTTTTAACGTGCAGTCCAGCGACTATGTCGTTGCCATAGGCAAGAAATCTGCAAATGATGCGACAAGGTACAACTATAACGTGCTTGCATCTTTTGGTATGGGAACAAGTTTCCCCAAATATGATGACATATATCCCATAATTGACATAGCAAAGAAACTTTATATTTCAGGCGAAGTTACAAAAGTAAGCGTAATATATACGGAATTCAAAAATATGCTTGTGCAGAAACCGGCTATCGAAGAAATTCTTCCGGTAAAACCTGATAAAAGTTTTAAAGAAAACAAAATGGATTATATTTTTGAACCTGACCCGCAACAGGTTCTTGAAGATTTGCTTCCCTATTACTTTGAAGTTGAATTCTACAGTGCATTTATGAACGCTTACGCCTCAGAACAAGCGGCAAGAATGACTGCTATGAAAAATGCGAAAGACAATGCGAATGACATTTCAGCTTCTTTAACTAATATTTACAATAAGTCAAGACAGGAAAAAATTACAAATGAAATTTTAGATCTTGCCAACGGACAACAGGAAATATAAAAATGGAAAATAAAGAAAATGTAAGTGTGCAAGGCGCCGTTATAAGAGTTCAGGGTGCGGTCGTGGATTTTAAATTTGAAGATGCCGTCCCTGAAGTTTATGAGGCACTGATTTTAAAAATGCCAGGCGGAAGCGATTTAATTCTTGAGACAATGTTTGAAATGGATAATTCCGAAGTAAGAACAATAGCGATGGGTTCGACAGACGGAATGAAAAAAGGAATGAAAGCCACAAGAACTTTTGCTCCTATCAAAGTTCCAGTAGGCGAAAAAACACTCGGCAGAATATTTAATGTTTTAGGTGAACCTATTGACGCTTTAGGGAAAATTGACGATTCTGTTAAAAGACACCCTATACACAGAGCCGCGCCTGCTTTTATGGACCAGAAAACATCTCCTGAAATGCTTGAAACTGGAATCAAAGTAATAGACTTGGTCTCTCCTTTTACTAAAGGCGGAAAAATAGGAATTTTCGGCGGCGCAGGAGTAGGAAAAACCGTTATAGTTAAAGAACTTATAAGGAATATCGCCGCGGTTCACAAAGGACATTCGGTTTTTGCGGGAGTGGGCGAGAGAACAAGAGAAGGAACTGATTTATGGATGGAAATGGTTGAATCAAAAGTTATGGATAAAACCGTTTTGGTATTCGGACAGATGAACGAACCTCCGGGAAACAGGATGAGGGTAGCGCTTACGGCTCTTACAATGTCCGAGTATTTTCGCGATGAAAAGGGAGAAGACGTTTTGTTGTTTATCGATAATATTTTCAGATTTGCTCAAGCCGGCAGCGAAGTATCCGCTCTTCTTGGAAGAATGCCGTCTGCAGTAGGATATCAGCCTAACCTTGCAAAGGATATGGGCGATTTGCAGGAAAGAATTACTTCGACAAATAAAGGTTCTGTTACTTCCGTTCAAGCAGTTTATGTTCCCGCAGACGACTATACTGATCCGGCTCCCGTAGCGATTTTTGCTCATTTGGATGCAACACTGACACTTGATAGATCAATTATGGAACAGGGATTGTATCCCGCAGTTAATCCACTTACTTCTTCTTCAAGACTTTTGGATCCTAATATTATAGGCGAAGATCATTACAATACGGCAATGTCTGTGAAAAAAATTTTGCAGAAATATAAAGATTTACAGGATATCATTGCAATACTTGGTATGGATGAACTTTCCGATGAAGACAAATTGACTGTTTCAAGAGCAAGAAAAGTACAAAAATTTTTGACACAGCCTATGTTTGTTGCTGAAACCTTTACGGGTCTTGAAGGAAGATACGTTAAAACCGAAAATACTATAAAAGGATTTAAAGATATTATCGAAGGTAAATACGATTTTCTGCCAGAACAAGCTTTCTATATGGTCGGTTCTATAGAAGAATCTGCTGAAAAATCTAAAAAATATTCTTAAAATAAGAAAAATAAATAAATTTAAATTGGGAATTATGAACAAGTTTGAAGTAGAGATTTTATCGCCGGAAGGAATCGTTTTTAAAGGGGCAACTCCATCGGTTTCTTTCCCTACTACAAGAGGTATAATCACAGTGTTGTCCGGGCATATAAATCTTATAACAAAATTAAATAGCGGCGAAATAATAATTGAAGCTACCGACGGCATAAAAAAGATTATCGTCAGCGGCGGATTTATAGAAATTGTCAACAATAATGTAAACGTTGTTACCGAATTTGCGGCTCACTCTGATGAAATAAGCAGACAAAAAATAAAACAGGCGATAGATCATGCAAAAGATATGAAAAACAAGAGAAAAGAATTTGTCAATATGTATGCTATTGAGTCACAGTTGAAAAAATCGGCAGTTGATTTAAAATCCGGTTTGGAAATTAAGCGGAAAAAAATATAATTATAAAAAAGTAATATTGCTATTTTACGTTAAACTTCAAGGCACAATGAAAAACAAAATTAAGGAGTTAAAGATATGTCAGGTCATAATAAATGGTCGAGTA
This genomic interval from Candidatus Endomicrobiellum trichonymphae contains the following:
- the atpF gene encoding F0F1 ATP synthase subunit B, giving the protein MEIIQKFGLEAKLFLFQLINFLIIVFILKKFLFAPLKKILDERKRKIEQSLQDAENAKIVLENASEEKKNILAKAKSSADTLMATVKVSIKETKEKAVIEAKQRSEQIIDEAKQKAATEFESMNKKIGKISVDISGKVMSKVLSDLFTETEKQKLMSRALEKIDENIKN
- the atpA gene encoding F0F1 ATP synthase subunit alpha translates to MKPEEIIQKIEKELYSTQAKPELINFGVIETVGDEIVKASGLSNAGYYEEIEFEDESIGFVLNIDEDYVSIVLLKNSGHIVRGMKVKSTGKVLSIAVSYKLIGRVINTLGQPIDGNELKHIDSVHYPVEKIAPGIIQRNSVDNPLKTGIKAIDAMTPIGRGQRELIIGDRGTGKTAIAVDTIINQKKLDMGLKSVICIYCSIGQKKSNLASITAKLKEEGAMDYTVVIAATASDPASMQYIAPLAACAIGEYFMDKGKDVLVVYDDLTKHAWAYRQISLLIKRPAGREAYPGDIFYLHSRLLERAARMSDKNGGGTLTALPIIETQGNDMSAYIPTNVVSITDGQIYLEADLFNSGIRPAINVGLSVSRVGGAAQTKSMKQLAGPVRLELSQFRELQAFTQFGSDLDEYALKRLERGKRITEILKQQQYKPYDEISEILSIFAVTSGLFDDINVNKVLEAEQQMTEFIKKTYPETVKKLATGEKIDDSLKAELEQEIKEFKKINNYGTESATA
- the atpG gene encoding ATP synthase F1 subunit gamma, with protein sequence MAQNLQQLKKRIKTSDSIAQIAKAMEMIAASKIRKAQNYVEKHNPYARKIKYMVQRILTDKDLYDEIEKFSKERKGKRLIYIISPDKGLCGGLVVNLFKKVSFNVQSSDYVVAIGKKSANDATRYNYNVLASFGMGTSFPKYDDIYPIIDIAKKLYISGEVTKVSVIYTEFKNMLVQKPAIEEILPVKPDKSFKENKMDYIFEPDPQQVLEDLLPYYFEVEFYSAFMNAYASEQAARMTAMKNAKDNANDISASLTNIYNKSRQEKITNEILDLANGQQEI
- the atpC gene encoding ATP synthase F1 subunit epsilon, with amino-acid sequence MNKFEVEILSPEGIVFKGATPSVSFPTTRGIITVLSGHINLITKLNSGEIIIEATDGIKKIIVSGGFIEIVNNNVNVVTEFAAHSDEISRQKIKQAIDHAKDMKNKRKEFVNMYAIESQLKKSAVDLKSGLEIKRKKI
- the atpD gene encoding F0F1 ATP synthase subunit beta, which produces MENKENVSVQGAVIRVQGAVVDFKFEDAVPEVYEALILKMPGGSDLILETMFEMDNSEVRTIAMGSTDGMKKGMKATRTFAPIKVPVGEKTLGRIFNVLGEPIDALGKIDDSVKRHPIHRAAPAFMDQKTSPEMLETGIKVIDLVSPFTKGGKIGIFGGAGVGKTVIVKELIRNIAAVHKGHSVFAGVGERTREGTDLWMEMVESKVMDKTVLVFGQMNEPPGNRMRVALTALTMSEYFRDEKGEDVLLFIDNIFRFAQAGSEVSALLGRMPSAVGYQPNLAKDMGDLQERITSTNKGSVTSVQAVYVPADDYTDPAPVAIFAHLDATLTLDRSIMEQGLYPAVNPLTSSSRLLDPNIIGEDHYNTAMSVKKILQKYKDLQDIIAILGMDELSDEDKLTVSRARKVQKFLTQPMFVAETFTGLEGRYVKTENTIKGFKDIIEGKYDFLPEQAFYMVGSIEESAEKSKKYS
- a CDS encoding F0F1 ATP synthase subunit delta gives rise to the protein MKISKIRELTKSIVKYDELSTKDLEWIFSNFSRQELKLFMRLLSKEIKNNTVTASFAGELSYENKKKINAMFPNRKILFKRDDENISGGVRFEYGDFVLDYSVSGIIKRILNGIRENL
- the atpE gene encoding ATP synthase F0 subunit C, whose protein sequence is MIFTLAGGIIIAVGGLGPALGIGFIGAKAVEAIGRNPEASGKIMINMLIAMAFAEAIAIYSLIFAFTK
- a CDS encoding F0F1 ATP synthase subunit A, producing the protein MRHIFKMQLSPEILFSIAGFPVTNTVIATVITDIAIIALVLTASRAIALKPGNIQNAVEAIVDYFRETTEEIAGEKASFIYPWVLSFFLFILISNLLAQFPGFESIRFQTLTSEHHGVPFLRAATSDLNFTLALAAISVIVTHYFSIKYTGIKAYLTRFITFKMFPIFLFVGILEFVNEITKLISFSFRLFGNIFAGERVMANMYGLFPFGLPLPFIILEIMVALIQAIVFAMLTMAFMHIMTDKSHSEARKKGEMK